One window from the genome of Anticarsia gemmatalis isolate Benzon Research Colony breed Stoneville strain chromosome 8, ilAntGemm2 primary, whole genome shotgun sequence encodes:
- the LOC142974884 gene encoding uncharacterized protein LOC142974884 has protein sequence MNLTPIKYLLYLQNFTCVFRNFRSYKLCGRVLISIWATLDTISILCNMVISAISDDLLELKAQTIYFFSVTGFSVALIILALYHSKTFHHLLRNFDTYHSLFADSIYSDNLLKAQKTITTFVVLFCSTKIAAYVYAQREMNQNVMMPERKFATFYMFNVIVCDYRYLFEFFLLHGILYVIAEQVNVITRSIDNELLRTSTKEHNDGVNETVVAVREDRQKKFEMWITAYKNISYNSKLCNYIFSTQLTIMLLILTIYFIMLLYSLTTMTAEDDGKPTILLFVNGFTMLTFLIAMYVISRAGQRVLDSSMMLIRKLCELYVHVLDSKYYEKHYKLTKDLLRCCYTHPVNINVMGSLNVNMSLLPSCVAFFTTYTVIALQFNNVL, from the exons aTGAATCTCACACCAATAAAATATCTTCTATATCTACAAAATTTCACATGCGTGTTTCGAAACTTTCGCAGTTATAAACTATGTGGTCGAGTACTAATTAGCATTTGGGCAACTCTCGACACGATAAGCATATTGTGTAATATGGTGATTTCTGCAATCTCTGATGATTTGCTGGAGTTGAAGGCTCAAACCATATACTTCTTTTCAGTGACCGGATTTTCCGTAGCTTTAATAATATTGGCATTATACCACTCTAAAACATTCCACCATCTCTTGCGGAACTTTGACACTTATCACAGTCTATTTGCTGATAGTATTTATTCGGATAATTTGCTGAAGGCGCAGAAAACTATTACTACATTCGTAGTATTATTCTGCAGTACTAAAATTGCAGCGTACGTCTATGCACAAAGGGAGATGAACCAGAATGTGATGATGCCCGAGAGAAAGTTCGCGACATTCTACATGTTTAATGTTATCGTTTGCGATTACCGTTATTTATTCGAATTCTTCTTGTTGCACGGTATACTGTATGTGATTGCTGAGCAAGTGAACGTGATCACACGATCTATAGACAATGAATTGTTAAGGACAAGCACAAAAGAACATAACGACGGAGTAAATGAGACTGTCGTAGCGGTAAGAGAAGATCGTCAGAAGAAGTTTGAAATGTGGATAACTGcgtataaaaatatcagctaTAATTCTAAATTGTGTAATTACATTTTCAGTACTCAG TTGACTATAATGCTGTTGATATTAACAATTTACTTCATAATGCTGCTGTACTCGTTGACCACAATGACA GCTGAAGACGACGGTAAACCgacgatattattatttgttaatggATTCACGATGCTAACGTTCCTCATCGCCATGTACGTGATATCGAGGGCTGGTCAACGGGTACTCGACAGTTCTATGATGCTCATACGAAAACTATGCGAACTCTATGTACATGTTCTTGACAGTAAGTATT atgaGAAGCACTACAAGTTAACAAAAGATTTGCTCCGTTGCTGCTACACTCACCCGGTGAACATCAACGTGATGGGCTCGCTGAATGTAAACATGTCACTGCTGCCCTCATGCGTCGCCTTCTTCACCACATACACTGTCATCGCGCTGCAGTTCAATAATGTACTATAA
- the LOC142974579 gene encoding uncharacterized protein LOC142974579, producing MAMSTQLIANELLAFIQNAIDTMDEVSVMQICKSNFKEEDISSGKRLLYQSLGKLDQMPSRRRDGTEKSVQDIIALLKVMDPDDVPTFVAKELHKLPPVTFDHVDVTRLLKDITFLKSSLAEMQSMLEVSNNTIGELREELAQLRGAVSSCKSPDTSNVNTRRGAQNASVGNLEAASPKSSLAAETACVAPRPAARPVPPTTSVEVVTRAATSTPTRAYAAVAANQPAGQLPQWRQKGDKKITMRSDVNPHQGKKNEATCEKDGFIKVEKKKRKSSRRNQCGTAPTGPNHLLRPAVPATLLYVSRLHYSTKAENIVEYVQVKSNFKLRVEQLQSCHNVNFNSFVVRVPTEHLSTFMKEEFWPRGVVFRRYRGRLPDTTRQATPGSRVT from the coding sequence ATGGCTATGAGTACCCAACTTATAGCTAACGAGTTGTTGGCATTTATTCAAAATGCCATTGACACTATGGACGAGGTCAGCGTGATGCAGATCTGCAAGTCCAATTTCAAAGAAGAGGACATCAGCAGCGGCAAGAGATTGTTATACCAGTCCCTTGGCAAGCTGGACCAGATGCCGTCTCGCAGAAGAGATGGGACAGAGAAGAGCGTGCAAGATATCATCGCTTTGCTGAAGGTAATGGATCCGGATGACGTGCCGACCTTTGTGGCGAAGGAGCTGCATAAACTCCCACCTGTCACATTCGACCACGTCGACGTTACCAGGCTGTTAAAGGACATCACGTTCTTAAAGTCGAGTCTGGCTGAGATGCAGTCGATGCTGGAGGTGTCTAATAACACCATCGGTGAATTGCGTGAGGAGTTGGCGCAGTTACGTGGCGCTGTTTCGTCATGTAAGTCACCCGACACCTCCAACGTCAACACACGTCGCGGGGCGCAAAACGCATCCGTCGGCAATTTGGAAGCGGCGAGTCCTAAGTCGTCGCTAGCTGCCGAAACTGCTTGCGTCGCAccgcgccccgccgcccgccCCGTCCCCCCAACAACATCGGTCGAGGTAGTGACACGTGCCGCTACGTCAACACCGACACGTGCCTACGCGGCAGTTGCCGCCAACCAACCAGCTGGACAACTACCACAGTGGCGACAGAAAGGGGATAAGAAGATCACTATGCGATCAGACGTCAATCCGCATCAGGGTAAGAAGAACGAGGCTACGTGCGAAAAGGATGGCTTCATCAAGGTGGAGAAGAAAAAGAGGAAGTCATCTCGTCGCAATCAGTGCGGTACTGCACCGACCGGACCGAACCATCTGCTGCGTCCAGCCGTGCCTGCGACGCTGTTGTACGTGTCCCGCCTGCACTACTCTACAAAGGCCGAAAACATTGTAGAGTACGTCCAAGTGAAAAGCAATTTCAAACTGAGGGTCGAGCAGTTGCAGTCTTGTCACAATGTGAATTTCAACTCATTTGTGGTGAGAGTGCCGACTGAGCATCTTTCGACCTTCATGAAGGAGGAATTTTGGCCGAGAGGTGTTGTGTTCCGGCGGTACAGAGGACGGCTACCCGACACCACGCGTCAGGCGACACCTGGATCACGTGTCACttag